In a single window of the Antedon mediterranea chromosome 1, ecAntMedi1.1, whole genome shotgun sequence genome:
- the LOC140059285 gene encoding ATP-sensitive inward rectifier potassium channel 12-like, which produces MFDKNTYEKMHGSDSTCRLPGAEGDRMMTGWRGSMASSISSSDVEGQPIETHADVPNHHSRKESMKSYKLRKKLKRRKQMQRLVRKDGWCNVTHTHIKYRGFWFIADMFTTLVDLRWRYNLLTFTLVYVLGWFIFGLIWYIIASVHGDLGYSERYPNGTWEPCVYKVETFTGAFLFSLETQTTIGYGFRSVTEQCPIAIFIVVIQSVVSSLVDAVMIGCIFAKIARPKKRAATLKFSRNAVIALRDEKLCFMFRVGDIRDSHLFEAHLRAYMVKPRVTAEKEIIPLFQYNLDLNYDTGEDRIFLVWPLIVSHTIDEESPLYTLSAKELDTADFEIVVILEGIVEQTGLTTQARTSYLPSEIQWGHRFCSSVIAIHSENDNQYDINYSKFELTYSVPETPKCCAQKLDEQKEKDEDEEVTSEPAMNLLKKLVRQVLLEERVKAFNETNDSHQMKGHAKVYPRLTNGNVRSASHGNIKELEKGRDLLPKIKWGSISSNDIAQLTSGESISFDEHLEKPSPKPRKTSKESQI; this is translated from the coding sequence ATGTTTGATAAAAACACCTATGAGAAAATGCATGGATCAGACAGTACATGTAGACTGCCCGGAGCAGAAGGAGATCGAATGATGACAGGATGGCGTGGAAGTATGGCTAGCTCAATAAGTAGTTCTGATGTGGAGGGCCAACCAATTGAAACACATGCTGATGTACCAAACCACCATAGCCGAAAAGAATCTATGAAATCGTATAAGCTACGCAAAAAATTGAAACGTCGAAAACAAATGCAACGATTGGTACGTAAAGATGGTTGGTGTAACGTAACACATACACATATTAAATACCGTGGATTTTGGTTTATTGCAGATATGTTTACTACGTTGGTAGATTTAAGATGGCGATACAATCTACTTACATTTACGCTAGTTTACGTTCTTGGTTGGTTTATTTTCGGACTAATTTGGTATATTATTGCTTCCGTTCATGGTGATCTTGGTTACTCAGAACGTTACCCGAATGGTACATGGGAACCATGTGTTTATAAAGTTGAAACTTTTACAGGTGCATTTTTATTCTCACTCGAAACACAAACAACAATTGGCTACGGGTTTCGTAGCGTCACAGAACAGTGTCCAATAGCTATTTTTATAGTTGTCATCCAATCAGTAGTTAGCAGTTTAGTCGACGCTGTCATGATTGGTTGCATTTTCGCCAAAATTGCGAGGCCCAAGAAGCGAGCGGCCACACTAAAATTCAGTCGTAATGCAGTCATTGCTCTAAGAGACGAAAAGTTATGTTTTATGTTTCGTGTAGGAGATATACGGGATAGTCATTTATTTGAGGCCCATCTACGTGCATATATGGTTAAACCAAGGGTAACAGCCGAGAAAGAAATCATTCCCCtttttcaatataatttagACTTGAACTATGACACAGGTGAGGATCGTATATTTCTTGTGTGGCCTTTAATTGTTTCTCACACCATTGATGAAGAAAGTCCACTTTATACTTTATCTGCAAAAGAATTGGACACTGCAGATTTTGAAATTGTTGTTATATTAGAAGGTATTGTAGAACAAACAGGTTTGACAACGCAAGCAAGAACTTCTTATTTGCCGTCTGAAATTCAGTGGGGACATCGGTTCTGCAGTTCTGTCATCGCGATTCATAGCGAAAACGATAATcaatatgatataaattattctAAATTTGAACTAACATATTCTGTGCCAGAAACACCTAAATGCTGTGCTCAGAAACTTGATGAACAGAAAGAAAAAGATGAAGACGAAGAAGTAACGTCTGAACCTGCAATGAATCTGTTAAAGAAACTTGTACGACAAGTACTGTTAGAGGAAAGAGTTAAGGCTTTTAATGAAACTAATGATAGCCACCAAATGAAGGGCCATGCAAAAGTCTATCCAAGATTAACCAATGGCAACGTACGCTCTGCCTCCCACGGTAACATCAAAGAGCTGGAGAAAGGTCGTGATCTTCTACCAAAAATAAAATGGGGATCTATATCATCTAATGATATTGCACAGTTAACTTCTGGAGAATCCATTAGTTTTGATGAACATCTTGAAAAGCCTTCTCCAAAGCCACGAAAAACATCAAAAGAGTCGCAGATTTGA
- the LOC140059346 gene encoding G protein-activated inward rectifier potassium channel 3-like — MKKVASFSDRCSVQSYTSSSEEDPLKNRPVDTPDAQMRRRKSLMNIVKQVNWRKGRNLQRLVEKNGDCNIIHRNVKSRKMDMATDIFTTFVEMRWRWLLFLFTIGYLIGWVGFAGIWYGMAWQNGDIGYLSWENSDDYEPCVNNMDSFGTAFLFSLETQTTIGYGLRVVTPHCWMGFLMVIIQSVFSCLVDGILIGCIFAKLARPKKRAVTLKFSKCACIAERDGQLCLMFRIGDIRSSHLYGVTIRAQMMRPRITQEGECIPLFCYDLDLKSKNHDNNLLLVWPMIITHQINADSPLYDYSAEEIKNADFEIIIILEGVVEQTGLLCQARTSYLPSEIKWGERFSSALMTLYDEWERQFSVDYKQFNKTYPVSDMPMCSARELDEKRFQEREGLDLESLRGYQHGYQHKRLLDIKTQEAVKEYRPNSRQQSNGSCEPREEKAGLASMESLEQLEQNISNSYLRSPSRQSNV, encoded by the coding sequence ATGAAGAAGGTTGCTTCCTTTTCTGATCGATGTAGCGTGCAGAGTTACACATCGTCTTCAGAAGAGGACCCACTGAAGAACAGGCCAGTTGATACGCCTGATGCTCAAATGCGAAGAAGAAAATCTCTAATGAATATCGTAAAGCAAGTCAATTGGAGGAAAGGTCGCAACCTCCAGCGTCTTGTGGAAAAAAATGGCGACTGTAATATCATTCATAGAAATGTTAAAAGCCGTAAAATGGACATGGCAACTGACATTTTTACAACTTTTGTAGAAATGCGTTGGCGATggcttttgtttttatttacaattggaTATTTGATTGGATGGGTTGGTTTTGCAGGAATTTGGTATGGAATGGCGTGGCAAAATGGTGATATAGGTTACCTTTCCTGGGAGAATTCTGATGATTACGAACCGTGTGTTAATAATATGGACAGTTTTGGAACGGCTTTTTTATTCTCTCTTGAAACACAGACAACAATTGGATATGGTTTACGTGTAGTCACTCCGCATTGTTGGATGGGGTTTTTGATGGTAATTATTCAGTCTGTGTTCAGTTGTTTAGTGGATGGTATTTTGATTGGTTGCATCTTTGCCAAGCTGGCCAGACCCAAAAAAAGAGCAGTAACTTTAAAATTTAGTAAATGCGCTTGTATCGCAGAACGTGATGGGCAATTATGTCTTATGTTTAGAATAGGAGATATTCGTAGCAGTCACCTTTATGGAGTCACAATACGTGCACAGATGATGCGACCAAGGATCACACAAGAAGGAGAGTGCATTCCTTTGTTTTGTTATGATCTAGACTTAAAATCCAAAAACCATGACAACAACCTTCTCTTAGTTTGGCCAATGATTATCACTCACCAAATAAATGCAGACAGCCCACTTTATGATTATTCAGCcgaagaaataaaaaatgcagattttgaaatcatcatcatcttagAAGGAGTGGTTGAACAAACCGGTTTACTCTGCCAAGCTCGTACTTCATACTTACCATCAGAAATTAAATGGGGTGAGAGATTTTCAAGCGCTCTTATGACTCTCTACGATGAATGGGAACGACAGTTTTCAGTGGACTATAAACAATTCAATAAGACGTATCCCGTTTCAGACATGCCCATGTGCAGTGCACGGGAGTTAGATGAGAAACGTTTCCAAGAACGTGAAGGTCTTGACTTGGAAAGTTTGCGAGGATATCAACACGGATATCAACACAAACGTCTACTTGACATTAAAACGCAAGAAGCTGTTAAGGAATATAGACCAAATAGCAGACAACAATCAAATGGTTCATGTGAACCTCGTGAAGAAAAAGCTGGCTTAGCATCGATGGAATCACTTGAGCAATTGGAACAGAATATTAGCAATAGTTATTTGAGATCTCCATCACGACAATCAAACGTTTGA
- the LOC140047168 gene encoding G protein-activated inward rectifier potassium channel 2-like, which translates to MGKPTLSRLVDKKGHCHVVYKNLHYTKSFCKDIFTTLCEARWRILILFFACCYLVSWMLFAVIWYTMASVNGDIGYTANNLTDLDSYIPCVYHLDSFLTAFLFSLETQTTIGYGYRVVSDGCPLAPVVVVIQSVFSCFINAILFGLIFTKVARPKKRAVTLKFSDTACIAKRDGRLCLMFLVADTRPTHLSNVTIQAKFVCSRTTLEGEYIPFYSYDLNLKSETEALSRYLYLAWPLIICHYIDQQSPLYNISKTDLSRAKFEIILLLEGLVEQTGLQCQARTSYIPSEIKWGKRFSNLMIDRNDDIKDHCIVNFSVLDKLEDQSIPSHSVKYQMEQTREPMKDALKPYEHDHSSNQMTSNGVCTIINKAFEEQHQR; encoded by the coding sequence ATGGGAAAACCAACATTGTCACGACTTGTTGATAAAAAAGGACATTGTCACGTTGTCTACAAAAATCTACATTACACAAAAAGTTTTTGTAAAGATATCTTCACAACATTGTGTGAGGCAAGATGgagaattttaattttattttttgcatGTTGTTACTTGGTTAGTTGGATGTTATTTGCAGTAATATGGTACACTATGGCAAGTGTTAATGGTGACATAGGCTACACAGCAAACAACCTTACTGATCTTGATTCATATATACCTTGTGTATATCATCTAGACAGTTTTCTAACAGCATTTCTGTTCTCGTTAGAGACACAGACTACAATTGGTTATGGCTACAGAGTTGTCTCAGATGGCTGTCCGCTAGCTCCTGTAGTTGTTGTAATCCAATCGGTTTTCAGCTGCTTTATCAACGCAATTCtatttggtttaatttttacaaaAGTTGCAAGACCAAAGAAACGAGCAGTAACATTGAAATTCAGTGATACAGCCTGTATTGCAAAAAGAGATGGCCGTTTATGTCTGATGTTTCTTGTGGCTGACACCAGGCCAACACATCTTTCCAATGTGACAATTCAAGCCAAGTTTGTTTGTTCACGAACAACATTAGAAGGAGAATATATTCCTTTTTATTCATATGACCTGAATCTGAAATCAGAAACTGAAGCTTTGAGTCGTTACCTTTACCTGGCATGGCCTTTGATCATCTGCCATTACATCGACCAGCAAAGTCCACTCTATAACATTTCTAAAACAGATTTATCTAGAGCAAAATTTGAGATAATTCTGTTATTAGAAGGTCTGGTTGAACAGACCGGGTTACAGTGCCAGGCACGAACATCGTATATTCCATCTGAAATCAAATGGGGAAAACGATTCTCCAATTTAATGATTGATCGTAATGATGACATTAAAGATCACTGCATTGTAAACTTTTCTGTATTAGATAAACTTGAAGACCAGTCTATACCATCCCACAGTGTAAAATATCAAATGGAGCAAACTAGAGAACCAATGAAAGATGCATTGAAACCATATGAACATGACCACAGTAGCAATCAAATGACAAGTAATGGAGTttgtacaataattaataaagcATTTGAAGAACAACATCAAAGATGA